The genomic window CAGCGACCCGCTGTTGGTCCCCGTTTTCTGGCTGGGCTCCCCAGTAAGGAGGTACCGCCTGCATGACAGGGCCCCCTCCACTGGGAAAACTGGGGTCCCACTGGTGGGTTGTACTCCTTACTGGGGATGCTCGGTGTGAGAAGGGCCTGGGGAATCACGGATAGAGCCCCACTCTCATCCAAGATGAGAGCCCACTCTCATCTGCTTCTCCCCACCCAAGAGGCCCTGCTGCGTTCTCACCCACGCTGGACGTGGCTTTGCATTTGGAGACACGGGGGGAGTTCCTGGTGGGCCGTTCACCTGCCtgatcccagcacagccccatggccgGGGACCGCTCGGTGACCAAATGTTGCCATCTGCCTTGGGGCCTTCGCTCGCATCTGCCGGGGTGCAGAGGGGCCGGGGCTCAGCTGCCGTGCGGTGcagcatggggtggggggcagcccccccCTCCGGCACGGCAGGCTGCACGTGTCAGCTGGGTTGGGGCGAGAAGAGTGCGGCAGCACTCGGTCCTGTGCCCATCAACCCTTTGTGCCCCCCGGCCCCCGTGCCACAGCCAATTAGTCCTGGGTTTGGGCTCCTTTGTGCTGCAGGATGAACGAGGCACAGCCGCTGTCCCCTTgctgcccccatccccacggGGAGCAAAGGGCTCAGCTGTATCAGCCCCCGGTGCCGGGTGCCTCCTAGCAACGCAGGGCACACAGATGCAGAACCCCAGCACACCCCAAAGCCCGAACACCCGCCCTGTAGCCCACGTGGGGACAGCGGGGACGCCGCTGCTCCAGGTGCACGGggtggctgcagggcacagaggTGCAGGGCGCAGGCAGGGCAATAagggacaggcagggacaggCAGGGCATTGCAGGAggcagcgcagcgcagcccgCTCTCCCAGCGACACCCAGTGGGTGCTGGGGGAAGAGCCGCAGAGGGgggagctgggtgctgggaCGAGCctgtgccaggctgtgctgccacaggGCCCAGCTGGCCCtgccctctgcagcccctgccagctcctgagGGCTGCAAGCATCGCATCTGCCAGCTCAAGGCACCGTTGGGCGCCTGGTCACGTCCCGCAGCCACCGTGCACCCCGTGctggctgagcagggctggaggagcgTTTGTGCACGATGCACGCCCGCAGGGACAGCCCCATCCGGGCCACATTCGGTGTTGCCGAGGCACACAGCTCGACCCACGGCCCTGCAGCCGTCCATCCCAGACAGCACTGCACGGAGGCATTTGCGCCCTCAAGGTGCAGCCTGGAATAGGTGGGACACAGTTCCGTTGAGGCCAAGGGCAAAGTCCGTGTCACAGCCAGGAATAACTGCCGGCACCCGGCCAAGCCAGGGCGTGCAGGTtcagcaacagcactgcagggagcaccTGGCATCGCAGCCAGGCAGCGGCACGCTGGGGCTGACCCTGGTGGTACGTGGGGACGGGAGGGGCTGGGCTGTCCCTGGGGGGGCACGGACAGAGCGGGCGGGGGCACTGTGTGCACTGCGGCTGAGTTTGGAGTGTTGAGGTCCCAGCCAGAGCCTGGGGgtggggtgttgggggggggtcagtgggacccagtggctgtgctgctgccagaagtGGGGAGCTGGGTGTGctggagaggggagggagggaggggggtgggaaagGGGGGGTGCCTGAGCCCCTCCAGCCGTTCCTTAATGGGATCACGGTGGGATGGCTGGGATCAcagctgctccctctgccccccaaGCACAAGGATTCGGGAGCTCCCTCAGGAAGAAGCCCCTCGCCCACCCCATTACCTCTCCAAAACCCACAGCACGTCACTTCTCACGCGCCGTTATGACTTTATCTCATCCCACCCCGCTCCAACAGCCGACCTGCCGCTCACATACGGGGTGGGACGCAGCTCACGtacccccccacacacacaccccccaGGACCCGCTGGAACCCCCCGGCCCAGGACCCCCCCGGCTCCGAAGCACGGCGTCAGACCCCACCGCCGAGCGGGACAGCACGAGGTCAGAGGTCACGAGGTCACGTGGCCCCGCCCGGttcccccccgccccggggGTGCTCTGCCCGCCGGGAGCAGCACCCGGCGCTCCGCACGCTGCCACCCATCTGCATCCGGAGGCGGTCACGTGGCCGGCTGACGTCACCGCCCGGCAGCCCGGACTCGCTGCGCCGCGTGCCGCTCGCTGCCCGTCCCCCAAAGCGCAGTGAGTTCCTTACGGGGAGATGCCCCGGCGGTCACCCCGGcaccggtcggaccggcccgctgctgctcctccctccctccctatctccttcctcccttctccgTAACAAAAAGTCCCCACACCTCCCTGCCACGATGAGGTCATCCGCGGGCCGGAGCGCGGGGTTCCTCCACCGGGACTCAGCCCGGCGCTGGGGGTCACCCAACCCCGcaacccccccctcctcctcaccccccccctcccatccccccaccGCGGGGCTCGGGGCCGCTCGGGTCCCCCCCGCGCTGGGGTCGGGGCGGGCAGCAGGTGCTCGGGGCGGGCAGGGGCTGTGCGGGCTGAGTCAGCCCGCAGGTACGAGCCGGGGCCTGTTTGCAGGTGGGGCCGCGGGGCCTTTCTGCCCCACCGCCGCCGGAGAGGGCTGCAGTCGGTGGGGGCCGGCGGGAGGAGAcgggctgctgggtgctgcctgcGGATGCGGAGGGAAGGGCGAGGCCTCGGGTCCCGGGAGAGCGGCTGCGTAGGACTCACGGCCCACAGGTGAGAGTCGCCAGGGCCTCAGGCCGTGCCAGGCCATGCTATGCCGTGCTAGGCCATGCTATGCCGTGCCAGGCTGTGCCAGGCCATGCTATGCCGTGCTATGCTGCGCCATGCCATGCTATGCCGTGCTATGCTGTGCCAGGCCATGCTATGCCGTGCTAGGCCATGCCAGGCCATGctatgctgtgccatgctgtgctatACCAGGCCATACTAGGCCATACTACGCTGTGCCAGGCCGTGCTAGGCCTTTCCACGTCCTGCCAGGCCACGCTAGTCCATGTTAGGCCATGCTGTGCTAGGCTGTACTACGCCAGGCTGTGATGGGCCATGCCAGGCCATACCAGGCTGTGTTAGGCCATGCCAGGCTGTGCCATGCTAAGCTGTGTGCTGGCTCAGCTCCCCAGTTCCAGTCTCTGTGCCCCAAGCAGGGTGGGTGCCTCGTGCAGAGCAGGGGGCCttgtggggtgctggggggccCTGTGGTGGCACGAGGCCTCTCACTGCCAGCCAGGCTATGCCACTGTGCCAGTCCTGTGCTcactgggtgctgcaggagaagcagttgGGGCTGCCTGGGGGAGAGGGGACGTAGGCAGCGTTTGTGAGGGCCTGGGGGACAGAGCTGCACCACTGAACGAAGCTTCTCCCCACAGCACAGTGGCACCCAGCCCTGAGCCATGTCGCTGCTCACCCACCTTCTCGCCTGTGCCTTCGGCATGGGCTCCTGGGTGGCCATCAACGGGCTGTGGGTTGAGCTGCCGCTGCTGGTGACGGTGCTGCCAGAGCAGTGGGACCTGCCCTCCTACATCACCATCATCATCCAGATGGCCAACGTGGGGCCGCTCTTTGTCACCCTCATGCACCGCTTCTGGCCCGGCTCGCTGAAGGAGGTGGTCGTTATCTACGTGGTTGTGTCCGTGGGCATCGTggcctgcttgctgctggccTTCCTCTGGGACTACACATCCCCCATCGTGGGGAccacccacagcactgcattccTGATCCTCACCTTCTTCTTGGCCCTGGTTGACTGCACTTCCTCCGTCACCTTCCTACCCTTCatgatgcagctgcaggcccAATACCTCACCACCTTCTTCATAGGTGAAGGACTCAGCGGGCTGATCCCTGCTCTCATCGCCCTGGGCCAGGGCTCCGGCATCTCCAGCTGTGCCAATGTCAGCCAGATGGTCAACATCACTTCTGACAACGAGACCATGGAGGGCACTATCTTCAGGATGGAGACTCGCTACCTCCCAGCCCGCTTCTCTACcctcatcttcttcctcctcatgaCTGCAATGATGGTGGCCTGCTTGGtggctttcttcttcctgaccAGGCAGCCCAAGGTCTGGGAGCTCTCACAGCAGCAGTTGTGTCCCAGCACCATCATACTGAACTCCTTTGACCAGATCCTCGAGGATGACGGTGGCACGGGACGAGGCGAAGGCTACTCATGCCCAAAGAGCACCAAGCGGCCCATGGAGACCCACCCAGAGAAGGTCTCCTATTCTGTGGCCAAGCTTGCCTTCATCTACCTCCTTATCACTTGGGTGAGCTCTCTGACAAACGGGGTCCTGCCATCTGTGCAGTCCTACTCTTGCCTGCCATATGGCAACACCGCATATCACCTCTCGGCCACGCTCAGCTCCATGGCCAACCCTCTCGCCTGCATCGTGGCCATGGTCCTGCCCAGCAGGTAGGTGTGGGGGACCCAAAACAGCCCCATTTTGGGGTGCCGGGTGAGAGTCTCAGGGAGCTGGGTGTCCTCAGGGTGCGTGTGCCCTGGCATCAGAGACACCCAGGAAGGACGATGGGGCCAGCATGGAGCCTGCTCGCTGGGCAGCCCCCGCCACGGGGCTGTGCCTCTCTCTGTGCTGGGGTGGCAGCGCTGCCTGGTGTCACCTACCTGTCCCTTGCAGGtccctggccctgctgggcACCCTCAGCCTCGCGGGCACAGGCTTCGGTGCCTACAACATGGCCATAGCAGTGATGAGCCCGTGCCCCCTCCTCCAGCATTCCCAGTGGGGCGACGCCATCATCGTAAGTCTTTGGGTCCCTCAGCCCTCAGGAGGGGTCTCGGGGTCCCCGCTGACCGCTCTTTCCTGTGCCACCAGATCCTCTCCTGGGTGCTCTTCACCGGAACGCTCTCCTACGTGAAGGTGATGGCCGGGGTCATCCTGCGGAGCCGCAGCCACAGTGCCCTGGTGTGGTACGGGGCTTTGGAGCAGCTGGGATCCCTGCTGGGAGCCCTGCTCATGTTCCCCCTCGTCAACATTTATGGCTTCTTCCAATCCGCCGACtactgcagcctgcagtgcccagTGTGAGCACAGTGTTCCTCTCGCGTTCAAACAAATAGAAGGAGTTTGCTCAGCCCTTTGGCCTGTGCCCGGACCTGCTGCTTTCCACCTCTCCTCACTGCACCGGGGGCTCAGCACCCTTGGGAGCAGTGTTAATGTTCCCTTTCGTGTTCTCCTTCTCATTCCCGTGCCCGTGCCGTAGTGGAGAGCAACGGCTGCCCTGGAACAGGGGGGCTGCAGCCATCTTCAGAGTGTGGAGACAAAGGTCCCCCTTGGAAAGCCAGCAGCATAAGGGGACACAGGCCCAGCGGGAAGGGGGTAACCTTCCCAGGGAGCCCTTCTGGGGCTCTGGCAATGcgttctgctttctccccactgctctgcaccCCACTGTGCCCCGCAGCAGCCCCCGCCCGGTCTGGCTGTACCCagggggggcacagagctgcagcacagccccgtgcCCACAGCCGTACCATGAACAGCAGCGCAAGGCTGTCACACGGCATGGGGTGGCAGAACTGTGCCACCTGGTACCCGACTGCACCTCGGCTGTGCCAACAGGAGGTccgggggggtccggggggcAGCGTCAGCCCCCAGGCCGAGCAGCACTCGGTCGCCACACGCGCCTGCGCCCCTTCCCCGGGGCACGAGGCAGCCGGGCCTTTGTCCCCGGCTCTTTGTCTGGCAATCTGCTCCCCTCGGGAGCAGCAGCGACAGACCCGCTCTGCTGTGCCTTAACGACGCAGAGCCGAgcagcccccggccccggcTGCGTCCCGGCCGCCTGCGGGAAGGACGCGGCTGGAATTGCTAATCGCCCACCGCCCCGCACGGCTCCCACGGCCTGCGCTCAGCACCGCGCATCCCCCGTGCGTGCAGGGGGAGCGTGGGGAGAGGGGCAGAGCGGGGGGCTGAGGAGCAGCGGCGGATGCGGGGGCACCGTGGGGGGTTTATCCCATCCCGAGAGCAGGGCGCATCCTACGTTCTTCGCGATGAGACCGTGAGCCAAAAGGATGCAGCCCTCCATCCCCCGCGCCCCACGTGAGGATGCTCCTGCCCGTCCCAGGCACACGGGTCCCCAAAGTCCCTCGCCAGCCCCTCTCTCCCCAGCACGGCACGGGGGAACAATCGCCTCCGAGCCCCGCGAGCGAGCAGGAATTATTTCCATACAGCTGCTCGGGaaggcagggatggggatgcagcCATCACCCAACCGCGCTCCGGGAGAACGCCCGGGCCTTTCTTCTGgctctcccccctccccgccgtGGTGGGGGCAGGTTTGGGGGGGCCCAGCCGCGCTGCAGTCAGCAATATTAGCACAGCTCCGCAGGACTGATTGCAGGTTATTAACATACATTATCTCAGTCCCCTGCCTCTGAAAGGAGCCAGTTCCTATTCCccctctcccagccctccctccccctgtCTTTTACACTTAATTACCTCCCTTATTACACCACAgcctggagagagaaaaaatcaCAGGGCAGCGGGCAGGCAGGCAAGCTCGGCCCAACTAGGGCGTAAGTAATTGCCCGTTCTGCAAACGTGCCTTCAAGAAAAGTGATcgcacacacacagataaataaataaagaagtgcGGGGCTGGGAGCCGGCGGCCGAGGGATGGAGGAGATGCTGGGGCCGACCCCAAGGCTGCACCTCGGGGAGAGGTGACCTTGGACTTGGATTGACGTCAGGGCCGCACCGCAGGGCCAGATGGGGCTCGTGCCATGGCCCCGGagagtgctgctggggggagTGGGGTGGGAGCCCCAGGCTGGGAACGGGAGTGGGGTGAGCTGTGGGGTGAGAGGTGCACCGGGCTATGGGATGCTGTGGGCAATGGGTACCCAGGGCTATGGTACAAGATGGGCTATGGGATGCTATAGGACATGGGGTAACctggggttatggggtgtccTAGGCTATAGGATGCTGTGGGTACCCCAGTCTCTAGCGTGCCCTGGGTTATGGGATGCTATAGAATGTGGGGTACTCCGGGCTACAGTGTAACATGGGCTATGGGATGCTATAGAACTTGGGGTAACCCAGGTTAGGGGATGTCCTGggctatggggtgctgtggaACATGGGATACCCTAGGTTATGGGATGCCACACAAAGCAGTGAGTGTATGCTTGCCAGCCCCATACgaatgcagagcagagatgcCCCCAGCTCCTAGCACAGGTGAAGGAGCACGTGGCCACCACGTGCCACAGGCAGCGGTCGGATCGGGGTGCCACCGTGGGGTGCTGCTCTTGTCATCTGCGTGTGACACTGTGCGCCCAGCCAAAGGGCACCATCAGAACCCCACACTGACTGCCAGTGATGGACCTTGGGCTGCTCGGGGCTGAGTGCTGCCATGCTTGGTGCAGCACAGGGCTCGGGGACAGCGTGGCCTTTCCCCAGCTGCTCACAGAGGAGGGGGACGCTCACGGTGTAACGGGGAGCGCCGGCTTCAAGGGGActgcagggcaaggcaaggctggcTGAGGTTCCCAAGCTGGTAGCAGGGCAGGGACTCACGGGGTCCTTTGTGCAGGGTCCTCCAGCTCGCTGTGCCCCACAAGCCCTTTGTCACCTCCAGCTGGCACAGGGGCTTGCTCCAGAGCTCCTGCAGCGGCTCCCAGCTCATTTTGCAGGGCGCTGGCCGTGCAGTGGGAGCAGTGACGGGCAGCGGAATTGCTCCAGCCAGGTCCCCGCTGTCACCTGCCAGCTGCAAGGACAGCCAGCTTGGGACCACGGCCTGCCAGCAAGAAGGGCCTCATCCTgttccgggggggggggggggtctgtggggacCATAGTGATCGGCTGTGCCGCgtgctcagtgcagggaaagGAGGCGGGGGAGTGGGGGCTCCGGGAGGGAACAATGCACCGCCACGAGCCCGGCTATTGTTGTGGGCTGCGAAGGTCACGGCACTTCCCCCGGGacagggatagggatagggacATGGGAGAGGGACAGAAGGTGGGGAAAGGGACAAGGGAAGAGGGACGATGACAGGGAAAGGGACAGCGGGAAGGGATGGGGGTGGGACAGACGGGACAGTGAAGAGGGGCTGGGAACGGGGAGCAGGAATGGGGACGGAGA from Gallus gallus isolate bGalGal1 chromosome 20, bGalGal1.mat.broiler.GRCg7b, whole genome shotgun sequence includes these protein-coding regions:
- the SLC52A3 gene encoding solute carrier family 52, riboflavin transporter, member 3 gives rise to the protein MSLLTHLLACAFGMGSWVAINGLWVELPLLVTVLPEQWDLPSYITIIIQMANVGPLFVTLMHRFWPGSLKEVVVIYVVVSVGIVACLLLAFLWDYTSPIVGTTHSTAFLILTFFLALVDCTSSVTFLPFMMQLQAQYLTTFFIGEGLSGLIPALIALGQGSGISSCANVSQMVNITSDNETMEGTIFRMETRYLPARFSTLIFFLLMTAMMVACLVAFFFLTRQPKVWELSQQQLCPSTIILNSFDQILEDDGGTGRGEGYSCPKSTKRPMETHPEKVSYSVAKLAFIYLLITWVSSLTNGVLPSVQSYSCLPYGNTAYHLSATLSSMANPLACIVAMVLPSRSLALLGTLSLAGTGFGAYNMAIAVMSPCPLLQHSQWGDAIIILSWVLFTGTLSYVKVMAGVILRSRSHSALVWYGALEQLGSLLGALLMFPLVNIYGFFQSADYCSLQCPV